The following coding sequences are from one Nicotiana tabacum cultivar K326 chromosome 1, ASM71507v2, whole genome shotgun sequence window:
- the LOC107791138 gene encoding uncharacterized protein LOC107791138: MGNCLFGGVGDGNEDIVKVITSTGGIMEFLAPITVESITEEFQGHGIFRSHDLFWKPLPAQEVLLAGQSYYLLPLNKEQYSSSNIITENIDNVMAKIEIGHVRSNSVPLPPQIQNLVVAPYRMSFDSQGLLKRSYTEALYRYSNSNSRSSHSQRKKRSSGGGFWKVKLVISPKQLLEILSQETATQELIESVRTVAKCGKSGTSSSASSVGFSDQWSLSSSRNASSYKDALFSSD, encoded by the coding sequence ATGGGGAATTGTTTGTTTGGAGGAGTTGGAGATGGAAATGAAGATATAGTCAAAGTAATAACATCAACAGGTGGTATCATGGAATTCTTAGCTCCGATTACAGTAGAGTCAATCACTGAAGAATTTCAAGGACATGGCATTTTTAGAAGCCATGATTTGTTTTGGAAGCCATTACCAGCACAAGAAGTATTACTAGCAGGACAATCTTATTATCTTCTGCCGCTCAACAAAGAACAGTATAGTAGCAGCAATATTATTACTGAGAATATTGATAATGTTATGGCCAAGATAGAAATAGGACATGTAAGATCAAACAGCGTGCCACTTCCTCCTCAAATCCAAAATCTAGTGGTTGCTCCTTATAGAATGTCATTTGATAGCCAAGGATTATTAAAAAGGTCTTACACAGAAGCATTGTATCGCTATAGCAATAGCAATAGCCGCAGCAGTCACAGTCAGAGAAAGAAGAGGAGCAGTGGTGGTGGTTTTTGGAAAGTGAAATTGGTGATAAGTCCTAAACAATTATTGGAGATTTTGTCACAAGAAACTGCCACTCAAGAGTTGATTGAGAGTGTGAGAACTGTAGCCAAATGTGGTAAAAGTGGAACCTCTTCTTCTGCCAGCTCCGTCGGCTTTTCCGATCAATGGAGTCTCTCCAGTAGTAGAAATGCTTCCTCCTACAAAGATGCCTTATTTTCATCAGATTAg